The proteins below come from a single Aegilops tauschii subsp. strangulata cultivar AL8/78 chromosome 6, Aet v6.0, whole genome shotgun sequence genomic window:
- the LOC141026137 gene encoding uncharacterized protein, giving the protein MHQSAFVKDRSIHDNFMLVQSMARRLHALREAAVMLKLDISKAFNSVRWPFMVEKLFQLAVDKALLSPLASRGLAQGISMFSDGVMIFLRPELVDLQACVAILQLFGEASGLRVNLAKCAALPIRCTTRQMEQVPQILGCPIQSFPCKYLGLPLTIRKQTAAQLSGLMDQLASLLPSWKGANMPKSGRMLLVKSVLCVLPIHAMMALDTPHKTITTMIKICRGFLWSVTTQANGGQCAVGWDEVCTPRWAGCLGIPDLKWLNTAMQARWPWLKKTDPARP; this is encoded by the exons ATGCACCAGAGTGCTTTCGTCAAGGATAGATCCATCCACGACAATTTCATGCTTGTACAGAGCATGGCGCGCCGACTACATGCACTCAGGGAGGCAGCGGTGATGCTAAAACTTGACATATCAAAAGCTTTCAATTCCGTCCGGTGGCCTTTCATGGTGGAG AAGTTGTTTCAGCTAGCCGTGGACAAGGCCCTGCTCTCCCCGCTGGCCTCACGAGGATTGGCTCAAGGGATCTCCATGTTCAGTGATGGTGTGATGATATTCTTAAGACCCGAGCTCGTGGACCTCCAGGCGTGTGTAGCTATTCTACAGTTATTTGGTGAGGCCTCGGGGCTGCGTGTCAACCTTGCAAAGTGTGCGGCCCTTCCGATACGTTGCACTACCAGGCAGATGGAGCAAGTGCCACAAATTCTTGGATGCCCTATTCAGTCTTTCCCATGCAAGTACCTCGGATTACCTCTGACCATCAGAAAGCAAACAGCAGCGCAGCTCTCCGGACTCATGGACCAACTGGCATCACTGCTGCCAAGTTGGAAGGGTGCCAACATGCCCAAGAGTGGAAGAATGCTGCTTGTCAAGTCAGTGCTATGTGTTCTTCCTATCCATGCGATGATGGCACTCGATACCCCACACAAGACGATCACGaccatgatcaagatatgcagaGGCTTTCTTTGGAGCGTGACAACTCAGGCAAACGGTGGACAATGTGCGGTAGGATGGGATGAAGTTTGTACCCCGCGATGGGCAGGTTGTTTGGGCATCCCGGACCTCAAGTGGCTCAACACTGCAATGCAAGCGCGGTGGCCATGGCTGAAGAAGACGGACCCGGCAAGACCCTAG